From a single Cydia amplana chromosome 10, ilCydAmpl1.1, whole genome shotgun sequence genomic region:
- the LOC134651360 gene encoding monocarboxylate transporter 10 yields the protein MDLEPKENSELLTKVRNAELRSAEIPKPETNGNVRGNNDEFARGPPDGGFRAYSVLVGSFLTNGLLFGVINSYSVIYTVMSEQLKEQNVPNFESKASLVGSLAMGTTFLLSPLSGVLTAVMGLRRTAVLGGTIAASGLLLSSFATDHVDILCFTYGVLYGLGASLAYTPSLAILGHYFKKYLGRVNGIVTIGSSIFTVMMPPLMKHLIEDYGLDWMFRVLAIFTFGIALCGLLFKPIPLLVIEKPLNEDNCTSLIKTIVSVEIWKNKKYRLWALSMPVALFGYFVPYVHIGKFVETFDKVYNNVPIQCIAATSGVGRLVFGFLADKPGIDRILLQQISFYVIGILTIILPFVNSFAFIIVISLGMGVFDGAFIALIGPIAFELVGGAHAAQAIGCMLGLAAAPLSVGPPFAAYLRRLYDSYTLPFVLAGISPLVGATLMFTIRLYRKPGNQKRQNRDNNGSSINGKSSSNDIEKLSGSGLLQNGGNHHDRMVNTSL from the exons ATGGATTTGGAACCAAAGGAAAACTCAGAACTACTGACTAAAGTACGTAATGCAGAGTTGAGAAGTGCCGAGATACCTAAGCCCGAAACAAATGGAAATGTGCGTGGAAATAATGATGAGTTCGCAAGAGGTCCCCCTGATGGGGGGTTCAGAGCATATTCTGTGCTGGTGGGCTCATTCCTCACAAATGGCCTTCTTTTTGGTGTGATAAATTCATATAGTGTGATATATACAGTGATGTCAGAACAACTAAAGGAACAAAATGTACCAAACTTTGAGAGCAAagcat CTCTGGTGGGCAGCCTGGCGATGGGAACAACGTTCCTGCTGTCGCCGCTGTCGGGCGTGCTGACTGCGGTGATGGGGCTGCGCCGCACTGCCGTGCTCGGTGGCACCATCGCTGCCTCTGGCCTGCTTCTATCCTCTTTCGCCACCGACCACGTTGATATTCTGTGCTTCACTTATGGGGTCCTATATGGACTAGGCGCCTCTCTCGCCTACACGCCCTCCCTCGCCATTCTCGGCcactatttcaaaaaatatcttGGCCGCGTCAATGGCATCGTCACCATAGGCAGTTCTATTTTCACAGTCATGATGCCTCCTCTTATGAAACATCTTATTGAAGACTACGGGCTCGACTGGATGTTCAGAGTCCTAGCTATATTTACATTTGGAATTGCGCTTTGTGGTCTTTTATTTAAACCTATTCCTTTATTGGTTATAGAAAAACCATTAAACGAAGATAACTGTACCTCACTTATTAAAACTATAGTGAGTGTTGAAATTTGGAAAAATAAGAAGTATAGATTGTGGGCGCTGTCGATGCCCGTGGCACTATTCGGATACTTTGTACCTTACGTGCACATAGGCAAATTCGTTGAAACTTTCGATAAAGTATACAACAATGTACCCATACAATGCATAGCGGCCACTTCTGGGGTAGGAAGACTGGTTTTCGGATTCCTCGCGGATAAGCCTGGTATCGACAGAATTCTGTTGCAGCAGATTTCGTTTTACGTCATAGGAATTCTGACGATTATTTTGCCATTTGTTAATTCCTTTGcatttataattgttatttcGTTAGGAATGGGCGTGTTCGACGGCGCATTTATTGCCCTGATTGGGCCTATAGCGTTTGAGTTAGTTGGCGGTGCCCACGCGGCGCAGGCTATCGGTTGCATGTTGGGTCTTGCGGCggctccgctgtccgtcggtcCGCCGTTCGCAGCCTATCTGCGTCGTTTATATGATTCCTATACCTTGCCATTCGTCCTCGCCGGCATTTCTCCGCTGGTTGGCGCCACTCTCATGTTTACCATACGTCTTTATCGCAAGCCAGGAAATCAAAAACGCCAGAATCGAGACAACAACGGTAGTAGCATTAACGGGAAATCATCTTCAAATGATATTG AAAAACTTTCGGGATCTGGCCTTCTTCAAAATGGCGGTAATCACCATGATCGGATGGTTAATACTTCTTTATAA
- the LOC134651806 gene encoding E3 UFM1-protein ligase 1 homolog has translation MAPSSDWDEIKRLAADFQKAQLSSTAQRLSERNCIEIVTKLIELKLIDVIFTTDGKEYLTTQQLVREIKDELYVHGGRINTVELAKELNVDLSQINTSITEIVKGKEVQLVSGYLIASYYLEKIAKEINEKLQLQGQLSVGELTLQYDLPAELLQHSVLEKYLGKLIFGKQDASEPRTFYTEEYILRTKAKIKGALMGLLKPTPITVIVNHCNVAERLFLSLFDQVNAPGMLTGRQTGALYVPSCYTKSQNDWVMSFYKQNNYLEYDALSRLGISDPKGYVKRTLPNEDLTFLSSCALGSQIKQQLETALEECIASKNYLDVVALLPSVLSDTDIENVLDELLKNNSKATTVFENTVFSNHYIDNLKQACTPMMQSKVDAVVKSGKYQQFYLEKQLSKANDLTQQGHTDHKAERRDERRRKAASGKGGGGTQGRETKTKAVKKHPRGKQAAHDSDSDDASTVSKKNPSQLEIVDVEDVKKIIKDALENEGLEDLLTQIAEYLHGGLNQTALVLAKETAEKLMQDATQSRKQTHSSTQDKINILINDIKLYEKGLKTLPADKQPQFIKYLLKSLGGDVLSEFCKYAANQCNLSVQMDVLTPEQRNKIINDLTEEYTKPFKALNATLSDQNLELFYQAVDLCLAECGMILKKIDKKKDKLVITNHREKLISELENCDDPALSLHLAVLAIFTILTQNMLHASGRLVPVIIEFLKTQLKEEQLVELQQYHELVTKYLTANDEEKTEVEDKLKEEMATIKNIVYDVKKNK, from the exons ATGGCACCATCATCAGATTGGGATGAAATAAAGCGCCTAGCTGCAGACTTCCAAAAAGCTCAGCTTAGTTCTACTGCTCAAAG GCTTTCAGAAAGAAATTGCATTGAAATTGTCACAAAATTGATAGAACTGAAATTGATTGATGTGATTTTCACTACTGATGGCAAAGAGTATTTAACCACTCAGCAACTAGTGAGGGAAATAAAGGATGAACTTTATGTACATGGTGGCAGGATTAACACAGTTGAGTTGGCTAAAGAGCTCAATGTTGACCTCAGTCAGATCAACACCAGCATCACTGAAATTGTCAAAGGAAAAGAAGTTCAACTGGTCTCTGGCTATTTGATAGCATCATACTATTTGGAGAAGATTGCAAAAGAAATTAATGAaaaacttcaacttcaaggacAATTATCTGTTGGAGAGCTGACCCTCCAGTATGACTTGCCAGCTGAATTATTACAACACAGTGTACTTGAAAAATATTTGGGCAAACTCATTTTTGGTAAACAAGATGCTTCTGAACCCAGAACTTTTTATACAGAAGAGTATATCTTGAGGACAAAAGCTAAAATTAAGGGAGCTCTTATGGGCCTTTTGAAGCCGACTCCTATAACTGTTATTGTCAATCACTGTAATGTTGCTGAGCGACTGTTCCTGTCCCTGTTTGACCAGGTGAATGCCCCTGGGATGCTCACTGGCAGACAAACAGGTGCTCTCTATGTACCGTCTTGTTATACTAAGTCACAAAATGACTGGGTGATGAGCTTTTACAAACAAAATAACTATCTGGAGTATGATGCATTATCTCGCTTGGGCATCTCAGACCCTAAAGGCTATGTGAAGAGGACTCTACCAAATGAAGACCTTACATTTCTCAGCAGCTGTGCACTTGGGTCACAGATCAAACAACAGCTCGAGACAGCTCTAGAGGAGTGTATAGCATCTAAAAATTACTTAGATGTTGTTGCCTTGCTGCCCTCTGTATTATCTGATACAGATATTGAAAATGTTCTCGATGAATTACTGAAGAACAACTCAAAGGCAACAACTGTCTTTGAAAACACCG TTTTCAGCAACCACTATATTGACAATTTAAAACAAGCTTGCACACCAATGATGCAAAGCAAAGTAGATGCAGTTGTCAAATCAGGAAAATATCAACAGTTTTATTTAGAGAAGCAGTTGTCCAAGGCTAATGACCTAACACAACAGGGCCACACTGACCACAAAGCTGAAAGGCGAGATGAAAGGAGAAGGAAAGCCGCTTCAGGTAAAGGGGGTGGAGGCACCCAAGGCCGCGAAACAAAAACGAAGGCTGTCAAAAAACATCCAAGGGGTAAACAGGCTGCTCACGATTCTGACTCCGATGATGCCTCCACTGTCAGTAAGAAAAACCCATCCCAATTAGAAATTGTAGATGTTGAAGATGTAAAGAAAATCATCAAAGATGCTCTTGAAAATGAGGGACTTGAAGATCTTTTGACTCAAATAGCTGAATATCTACATGG GGGATTAAACCAAACTGCATTGGTACTAGCAAAAGAAACAGCTGAAAAGCTGATGCAAGATGCCACTCAGAGCAGGAAACAGACCCACTCTTCTACACAAGACAAGATCAACATTTTGATAAATGATATCAAGCTTTATGAGAAGGGTCTTAAGACCTTGCCAGCTGATAAACAGCCTCAGTTCATCAAATACCTTCTCAAGTCTTTAGGAGGTGATGTCTTATCCGAATTCTGCAAATATGCAGCAAACCAATGCAATCTTTCTGTTCAAATGGATGTATTAACACCCGAACAGAGAAACAAGATTATTAACGACTTGACAGAGGAATACACGAAACCATTTAAGGCTCTGAATGCGACACTCTCTGATCAGAATTTAGAGCTGTTTTATCAAGCTGTTGACTTGTGTCTAGCAGAATGTGGTATGATTTTGAAGAAGATAGACAAGAAGAAAGACAA gcTTGTGATAACCAATCACAGAGAAAAATTGATATCAGAGTTGGAAAATTGTGATGACCCAGCCTTGTCACTGCATCTGGCTGTGTTGGCGATATTCACAATCCTTACACAGAACATGCTGCACGCGTCTGGGAGGCTGGTGCCTGTTATtattgaatttttgaaaactcaGCTTAAAGAGGAGCAGTTGGTAGAACTGCAACAGTACCATg AGTTAGTTACAAAGTACCTGACTGCAAATGACGAAGAGAAAACAGAGGTTGAAGACAAGTTAAAGGAGGAAATGGCTACAATTAAGAATATTGTTTATGATGTTAAGAAAAACAAATGA
- the LOC134651807 gene encoding prefoldin subunit 3, whose protein sequence is MEGDAAESANAKSYSGIPEAVFVDNVDEFMSLPENSEGVDKVLRKLDEQHGKYKFMEYTLATKRRRLRQQIPDLDRSLEMIEKLKAQKEDMDTQFLLSDQVFVKANVPPTEKVYLWLGANVMLEYSLEDAEKLLSSNMATAKKNLACVEHDLDFLRDQWTTTEVNMARVYNWDVKKRQAAKANS, encoded by the exons ATGGAAGGTGATGCAGCGGAGTCCGCAAATGCAAAATCTTATTCGGGAATTCCTGAAGCTGTATTTGTA GATAATGTTGATGAATTTATGAGTTTACCAGAAAACTCTGAAGGTGTAGATAAAGTGTTACGAAAACTCGACGAACAGCATGGCAAGTACAAGTTCATGGAATACACCCTAGCAACCAAGAGGAGGCGCTTGAGGCAACAAATTCCTGACTTAGATAGATCACTTGAAATGATAGAGAAATTGAAAGCACAGAAGGAAGACATGGATACTCAATTTTTATTAAGTGACCAAGTCTTTGTTAAG gcTAATGTACCACCAACTGAGAAGGTGTATCTGTGGCTGGGAGCGAATGTGATGCTGGAGTACTCTTTAGAAGACGCAGAGAAGTTACTCTCTTCCAATATGGCAACCGCTAAGAAAAACTTGGCCTGTGTAGAACATGACTTGGACTTCTTACG tGACCAATGGACAACCACTGAAGTGAATATGGCAAGAGTGTACAACTGGGATGTGAAAAAACGTCAAGCTGCTAAAGCCAACTCATAA
- the LOC134651320 gene encoding protein Son-like produces the protein MTSLIDKIELLIKREKTTPERKKKEEASKSSSEILSELFSAFNADPPKIDEASLKKPKKSKKKHKKEKKKRSRSSSSSNSDDSDYSPKHKKRKKSKSKKKRDGSRSSTPSKSNMPPKIKADLEAIRIKNESGRISSDEFRHEIMLKTEPKEVQHRRVSIKIEEPQNYSVDVSNFDASLIPMPDSPKHEDLRQKLDSKKQEAEDKSKSKIQIKNLKFSAVFEETVKKAEEEARKKAEKFEEGEYTDSSSSSEKPEVLNAEFPKSSDPGGILKKQAAEESKVSDEDRNHSKRSKESSHKSSRRDRSRSKRRSVSKSRRSRSASRRRRRSRSRGHERSRRRSRSRERDRHERDRHRPRHLSPRHRGRRSRSPTRVKLADSEKKRLLEVARRNAINMLKNGAVPAGAAALPPHTRNQVMAAIQSGGKSVDELTDFCKHLSKKEALGELSSVSSHDEDMSENEDTLAFHHPFLVKEKAPIVMNIRGGAPLPTKTNPLPIANKEELRLQFPVSSGSQHREKASEWVPVSPPKKDMQVAKLNSKTTAAKPAAIAPAETAATKAAPLALPAPPAPAPASAPAPAPAPAPAPVAAPPPYLKGFTTGTQLASVPTPALPAPGPQAYPPGIEPPKVIDVASIVSQKLLMIRKEQEQNELSTTRGSSAHQFGWSTKAGQFTGSTGAQILTPKELASGTQAWAKKDQLMRAAPVGGGMGMHLLQKMGWTPGQGLGKEGTGTLQPLLLEVKLDTRGLQAKEEMKVQRQPRRGGAAPALAAGGKHPVSLLGEYCSKQKLGPPEYNLCFECGPDHKKNFLFKVRVAGVEYQPAVASANKKQAKADAAQLALQKLGIVTP, from the exons atgaCGAGTTTAATTGACAAAATAGAGTTGCTAATCAAGAGAGAAAAAACCACTCCAGAGCGAAAGAAAAAAGAAGAAGCTTCAAAATCCTCCAGTGAAATTCTTTCAGAGCTATTCAGTGCCTTCAACGCCGATCCTCCCAAAATCGATGAAGCTTCTCTGAAGAAACCAAAGAAAAGTAAAAAGAAACACAAGAAGGAGAAGAAGAAACGGAGTCGGAGCAGTAGCAGCAGCAATTCTGATGATAGCGACTACTCTCCCAAGCACAAGAAACGGAAAAAGAGCAAGTCTAAGAAAAAGCGGGATGGGTCGCGGTCAAGCACACCTAGCAAAAGCAACATGCCGCCTAAAATAAAAGCCGATTTAGAGGCGATAAGAATCAAAAATGAGTCCGGTCGCATTAGCTCTGATGAATTTCGCCACGAAATAATGCTTAAAACAGAACCTAAAGAAGTGCAACACCGGAGAGTCTCTATCAAAATAGAAGAGCCGCAGAACTACAGCGTCGACGTTTCAAACTTCGATGCTAGTCTCATCCCTATGCCAGATTCTCCTAAACATGAAGACCTACGTCAAAAGTTAGACAGTAAAAAACAAGAAGCTGAGGACAAGTCTAAAAGTAAAATTCAAATTAAGAATTTGAAGTTTAGTGCAGTGTTTGAGGAGACGGTTAAGAAAGCCGAGGAAGAAGCCAGAAAGAAGGCTGAGAAGTTTGAAGAAGGTGAATACACGGACTCATCCAGCAGTAGTGAGAAGCCAGAAGTTCTCAATGCAGAGTTCCCCAAATCCTCGGATCCTGGAGGTATACTTAAGAAGCAAGCCGCAGAAGAGTCTAAAGt ATCAGATGAAGATAGAAACCACTCTAAGAGATCCAAAGAAAGCTCCCACAAATCTTCAAGAAGGGACAGAAGCAGATCCAAAAGGAG GTCAGTGAGCAAGTCCCGCCGGTCCCGGTCCGCTTCACGGCGCCGCCGTCGCTCGCGCTCGCGCGGCCACGAGCGGTCGCGGCGCCGCTCGCGGTCGCGTGAGCGGGACCGACACGAGCGGGACAGGCACCGGCCGAGGCATTTGTCGCCGAGACACAGGGGAAGGAGGTCCAG GTCGCCAACCAGGGTGAAGCTAGCAGACAGCGAGAAGAAGCGTCTTCTAGAAGTAGCGAGAAGGAACGCCATCAACATGCTGAAGAACGGTGCCGTTCCCGCCGGCGCGGCTGCATTACCGCCGCACACTAGAAACCAGGTCATGGCCGCCATACAATCAGGGG GTAAATCAGTCGATGAGCTAACTGATTTCTGCAAGCACTTGTCAAAGAAAGAAGCCCTCGGAGAACTGTCTTCCGTCTCGTCTCACGACGAAGACATGAGCGAGAACGAAGATACGCTCGCCTTCCATCATCCGTTCCTAGTCAAAGAGAAGGCTCCTATTGTTATGAATATAAGG GGTGGAGCGCCGCTCCCGACAAAGACCAATCCACTGCCAATAGCCAACAAGGAAGAGCTGCGGCTACAATTCCCCGTGTCTTCAGGGTCGCAACATAGGGAAAAGGCCTCGGAATGGGTACCCGTTTCACCGCCAAAGAAAGATATg CAAGTTGCGAAACTGAACTCGAAAACAACAGCCGCCAAACCTGCCGCAATCGCTCCTGCGGAAACTGCTGCGACTAA AGCGGCCCCGCTGGCGCTGCCCGCGCCgccggcgcccgcgcccgcgtccgcgcccgcgcccgcgcccgcgcccgcgcccgcgccggtcGCGGCGCCGCCGCCCTACCTGAAGGGCTTCACCACGGGCACGC aacTAGCTTCGGTTCCGACACCGGCATTGCCTGCCCCCGGACCCCAAGCTTATCCACCAGGAATTGAACCTCCAAAAGTCATT GACGTCGCGTCGATCGTCTCGCAGAAGCTGCTAATGATACGAAAGGAGCAAGAACAGAACGAGTTGTCTACCACTCGTGGC TCGTCTGCTCACCAGTTCGGCTGGTCGACGAAGGCGGGCCAGTTCACCGGCTCGACGGGCGCGCAGATCCTCACGCCCAAggagctggctagcggcacgcaGGCCTGGGCCAAGAAG GATCAACtcatgagggcagcaccagtggGAGGGGGGATGGGCATGCACCTCCTCCAGAAAATGGGATGGACCCCGGGCCAAGGGCTCGGAAAAGAGGGCACGGGGACCCTGCAACCGTTACTGTTAGAGGTCAAACTTGACACAAGAGGTCTGCAGGCTAAAGAAGAG ATGAAAGTTCAACGTCAGCCGCGGAGGGGCGGCGCAGCGCCTGCGTTAGCAGCGGGCGGAAAACATCCTGTGTCATTACTTGGAGAGTACTGCTCGAAACAAAAACTCGGCCCGCCCGAGTATAATCTGTGTTTCGAGTGCGGCCCTGATCATAAGAAGAACTTCCTGTTTAAG GTAAGAGTAGCAGGCGTGGAATACCAGCCGGCGGTGGCGAGCGCCAACAAGAAACAGGCCAAAGCTGATGCCGCGCAACTGGCGTTACAGAAACTGGGCATCGTCACCCCTTAA
- the LOC134651449 gene encoding iron-sulfur cluster assembly scaffold protein IscU, which translates to MAQLVSCLRRCVSLTNLNLFTGVQAIQTASYHERVIDHYENPRNVGSLDKKDKNVGTGLVGAPACGDVMKLQIKVDDDGKIIDAKFKTFGCGSAIASSSLATEWVKGKTVDEALKLKNTDIAKELSLPPVKLHCSMLAEDAIKAALSDYRIKQQDKN; encoded by the exons ATGGCTCAACTCGTATCGTGTTTACGCAGGTGTGTTAGCCTTACTAATCTGAACCTGTTTACTGGTGTCCAGGCTATCCAGACAGCATCTTATCACGAGCGG GTTATCGATCACTATGAGAACCCGCGTAACGTGGGGTCGCTCGATAAGAAGGATAAGAATGTTGGGACGGGTTTGGTGGGGGCACCTGCATGTGGCGACGTAATGAAATTGCAGATTAAAGTTGATGATGATGGGAAGATCATTGATGCTAAGTTCAAGACCTTCGGCTGCGGCTCGGCTATTGCCTCCAGCTCTCTGGCTACCGAGTGGGTGAAAGGCAAAACGGTAGACGAGGCATTGAAACTGAAAAACACTGATATTGCTAAGGAGCTCTCTTTGCCGCCTGTCAAGCTACATTGCTCTA TGCTTGCTGAAGACGCCATCAAAGCAGCTCTTTCAGACTACAGGATCAAGCAACaggacaaaaattaa
- the LOC134651438 gene encoding uncharacterized protein LOC134651438 produces MTFGIRAFSKLVVPIVGNVVCLSRVQLSSVKMAANNPDYKSATSIHEFTVKNIKGEDVKLDVYKGHVCIVVNVASQCGLTANNYKQLNELYEQYAESKGLRILAFPCNQFAGQEPGDPEAIVCFAKDRKVKFDLFEKIDVNGDNADPLWKFLKHKQGGTLGNFIKWNFTKFIIDKNGIPVERHGPKTDPLDLVKSLEKYW; encoded by the exons ATGACATTCGGAATTAGAGCATTTTCTAAGCTTGTCGTGCCTATTGTTGGCAACGTTGTTTGTTTATCAAGGGTCCAATTAAGCAGtgt TAAAATGGCAGCGAATAATCCGGATTATAAGAGCGCAACTTCTATTCATGAGTTTACGGTGAAAAACATAAAGGGTGAAGATGTGAAACTGGATGTATACAAGGGCCATGTTTGCATCGTAGTAAATGTTGCATCGCAGTGCGGTTTGACCGCTAACAACTACAAACAACTCAACGAACTTTACGAACAATACGCGGAGAGCAAAG GTCTGCGTATTTTGGCGTTCCCTTGCAACCAGTTCGCCGGTCAGGAGCCAGGAGACCCTGAGGCTATTGTGTGCTTTGCTAAAGACCGCAAAGTCAAATTTGACTTATTCGAAAAAATCGACGTTAATGGCGACAATGCTGATCCTCTATGGAAGTTCCTTAAG CATAAGCAAGGAGGCACCCTCGGCAACTTCATCAAATGGAACTTCACCAAGTTCATCATTGACAAAAATGGCATCCCAGTTGAGCGCCATGGGCCAAAAACTGACCCGCTTGACCTTGTCAAGTCCCTGGAAAAGTACTGGTAA